A single window of Syntrophus gentianae DNA harbors:
- a CDS encoding ABC transporter permease, with protein MMDLYKIALRNLLRYKRRTLLTASLITIGVVFVLVFMAVSGSFKAMMIGQITDAMLGHIQIHKKGYVASIDNLPLNLNLKASAFARIEETLQQQKDIEAYSPRLKFGGLFSNFSESTNIRLNGVYPEREFKTVPLLTSRIAEGKKTLGRGEIFIPSLLAIGMKVKVGDPVVIVATNKDGSVNGKPFVVAGILESVTGPGGRDGYLHIEDAADVLRMPELEISEVAIRLKDFDRLQLTFTELEKRLASAFGKDGKFPLEIHTWEGLTPFFNIARMLDVMTFFIKLMLVALVLISVLNVMIMAVYERIREIGTMAAIGTPPGKILALFMLEGFSLGILGTLIGCGLGVLLIFILNLAHITFNFGQQRGLLLEATVHPGALLSIAGIVIIVSVLASLQPAFKASRMEPINALRHV; from the coding sequence ATGATGGATCTCTATAAAATTGCCCTGCGGAACCTGTTGCGCTACAAGCGCCGGACGCTGCTTACGGCCTCCCTGATCACCATCGGCGTTGTTTTTGTCCTGGTGTTCATGGCCGTTTCCGGATCTTTCAAGGCCATGATGATCGGCCAGATTACCGACGCCATGCTGGGTCACATTCAGATCCACAAAAAGGGCTATGTCGCCTCCATCGACAATCTCCCCCTCAACCTGAATCTGAAGGCTTCGGCCTTCGCCCGGATTGAAGAGACGCTGCAGCAGCAGAAAGACATTGAAGCCTACTCGCCCCGCCTCAAGTTCGGCGGTCTCTTCAGCAATTTCAGTGAATCGACGAATATCCGCCTCAACGGCGTCTATCCTGAGCGGGAATTTAAAACGGTTCCGCTCCTGACCTCGCGCATTGCCGAGGGGAAGAAGACCCTCGGCAGGGGGGAAATCTTTATCCCTTCCCTGCTGGCGATAGGGATGAAAGTCAAGGTGGGCGATCCCGTCGTCATTGTGGCGACGAACAAGGACGGGTCCGTTAACGGGAAACCCTTCGTTGTGGCGGGCATCCTGGAAAGCGTAACGGGTCCCGGCGGACGGGACGGTTACCTCCACATCGAAGATGCGGCGGATGTTCTCCGGATGCCGGAATTGGAAATCAGCGAGGTGGCCATCCGCCTGAAGGATTTTGACCGGTTGCAATTAACTTTCACTGAGTTGGAAAAACGGTTGGCTTCGGCATTCGGGAAGGACGGCAAATTTCCCCTGGAGATTCATACCTGGGAGGGTCTGACCCCATTTTTCAATATAGCCCGAATGCTCGATGTCATGACCTTTTTTATCAAGCTGATGCTCGTCGCCCTGGTGCTCATCAGCGTTCTGAACGTGATGATCATGGCCGTTTATGAGCGGATCCGGGAGATTGGGACGATGGCGGCGATCGGCACGCCTCCCGGTAAGATCCTGGCTTTGTTCATGCTGGAAGGGTTTTCCCTCGGCATCCTGGGAACGCTCATCGGTTGCGGGCTGGGTGTGCTGCTGATCTTTATCCTGAATCTGGCCCACATCACCTTCAATTTCGGGCAGCAGCGGGGGCTGCTCCTGGAGGCTACGGTCCACCCCGGCGCACTGCTTTCGATTGCCGGAATTGTCATCATCGTCTCGGTTCTTGCCAGTCTGCAGCCGGCCTTCAAGGCCTCGCGCATGGAGCCGATTAACGCCCTGCGACATGTTTAG
- a CDS encoding ABC transporter ATP-binding protein, whose protein sequence is MSLVVAEAITKDYQTGDIIIRAIGGISFAIDPASFVSFIGPSGSGKTTLLNIIGCLDAPTSGRLTVAGTDVGTLDRRQGAAFRGANIGFIFQDFNLLPVLTAYENIEYPLIMVQKVPPEERRRRVTALLETVGMADQAKKRPDQLSGGQKQRVAIARALVTNPKIVLADEPTANLDSHTAHTVIELMKKIRDERRTTFIFSTHDQKLVDEVEILFTLEDGLLKNQNNGEDKP, encoded by the coding sequence ATGAGTCTTGTCGTCGCGGAAGCAATTACCAAAGATTATCAGACGGGTGACATCATTATACGGGCCATCGGCGGCATCAGCTTTGCCATCGATCCCGCCTCTTTTGTTTCTTTCATCGGACCGTCGGGGAGCGGGAAGACGACTCTGCTCAACATTATCGGCTGCCTGGATGCCCCTACCTCCGGCCGCCTTACCGTAGCGGGCACGGATGTGGGGACTCTGGACCGCCGGCAGGGCGCCGCGTTCCGGGGGGCCAACATTGGTTTTATCTTTCAGGATTTCAATCTGCTGCCGGTACTCACGGCCTATGAAAACATCGAATACCCTCTGATTATGGTCCAGAAGGTCCCACCGGAAGAACGACGTAGGCGCGTGACGGCCCTGCTGGAAACCGTAGGAATGGCAGACCAGGCAAAAAAGCGGCCGGACCAGCTTTCCGGCGGCCAGAAGCAGCGGGTGGCCATCGCCCGGGCTCTGGTGACGAATCCCAAAATCGTTCTGGCCGATGAACCCACGGCCAACCTGGACTCCCATACGGCGCACACCGTCATTGAACTGATGAAAAAGATCCGGGATGAACGCCGGACCACTTTTATTTTTTCCACCCATGACCAGAAGCTGGTTGACGAGGTGGAGATTCTTTTTACCCTCGAAGACGGTCTGCTCAAAAACCAAAACAATGGGGAGGATAAGCCATGA
- a CDS encoding cation diffusion facilitator family transporter: MSTERKIALGHNHNNHEPPASLKNLLFAMVINGGIVVFEMIFGLLIQSMALISDAIHNLSDIAAMGFSYWAERISRRPANERKTYGYHKFEFIAAFVNSIVLSVVIAFVFWETLKRLTSPPEIAGQEMLWVAIVALVGNGVATLLLQKISGRNFNMKSAWLHSLQDALLSLGVIVGALLITFFGWPIIDPLISMIICIFIAREIYKIIRHTVNALIDAVPPDIDYVEVRNDLLAIPCVAEVNDLHIWQTGAAQRLLSAHLKSDMDFPDTETMINAVQKMLITKYGINHTTIQILPASAGEMKYCNHCNAWIKNQE; the protein is encoded by the coding sequence ATGTCTACAGAAAGGAAAATAGCATTGGGACACAATCACAATAATCACGAACCGCCGGCTTCGCTGAAGAACCTGCTCTTCGCCATGGTGATTAACGGCGGGATCGTGGTCTTCGAGATGATTTTCGGACTGCTCATCCAGAGCATGGCCCTGATCTCCGATGCTATCCACAATCTGAGCGACATTGCCGCCATGGGCTTCAGCTATTGGGCAGAGAGGATTTCCCGTCGCCCTGCTAATGAAAGAAAGACATACGGCTATCACAAGTTCGAATTTATTGCTGCCTTCGTCAACAGCATTGTCCTTTCGGTGGTCATCGCCTTTGTCTTCTGGGAAACCCTCAAGCGACTGACGTCGCCGCCGGAAATTGCCGGGCAGGAAATGTTGTGGGTCGCCATCGTAGCCCTTGTCGGTAATGGAGTGGCTACATTGCTCTTGCAGAAAATCTCGGGACGGAATTTCAATATGAAAAGCGCCTGGCTCCATTCGCTGCAGGATGCCCTGCTATCTCTTGGGGTCATCGTCGGCGCCCTGTTGATTACATTCTTCGGCTGGCCTATCATTGATCCGCTGATTTCGATGATCATCTGCATTTTCATTGCCCGCGAAATCTACAAAATTATCCGGCATACGGTCAATGCCCTCATAGACGCCGTGCCGCCGGACATCGATTACGTGGAAGTCCGAAACGATCTGCTGGCGATCCCTTGCGTTGCAGAAGTGAACGATCTGCACATCTGGCAGACCGGCGCCGCGCAACGGCTGCTATCCGCCCATCTTAAATCAGACATGGATTTCCCGGATACCGAAACGATGATCAATGCGGTTCAGAAGATGCTGATAACAAAATACGGAATCAATCATACCACGATACAAATCCTGCCAGCCTCGGCCGGAGAAATGAAATACTGCAACCATTGCAACGCATGGATCAAGAACCAAGAATGA
- a CDS encoding DNA-binding protein, which translates to MKTKRMAGMMIVITFLLTASLAFAGPGRGGGWGGRGSGGWGMGSPYQGLYNAANLETLVGTVVGIEQTVPMRQMNQGIALTVKTEKETISVHLGPSWYFERLDTKVNKGDQVEIKGTRTTFSNKPVIIAAEVKKGDKVLVLRDSAGVPVWAGWGWGR; encoded by the coding sequence ATGAAAACAAAAAGGATGGCTGGTATGATGATCGTTATCACGTTTCTTTTAACTGCTTCTTTGGCTTTTGCCGGTCCGGGAAGAGGGGGCGGATGGGGTGGTCGCGGCAGCGGTGGCTGGGGCATGGGCTCGCCTTACCAGGGATTGTATAACGCGGCCAATCTGGAAACCCTCGTCGGCACGGTTGTGGGGATCGAGCAGACCGTCCCCATGCGGCAAATGAACCAGGGAATCGCGCTGACGGTCAAAACGGAGAAGGAAACCATTTCCGTGCACCTGGGTCCCAGTTGGTATTTCGAACGTCTCGATACCAAGGTGAATAAGGGCGATCAAGTGGAAATTAAAGGAACCCGAACCACTTTCTCGAACAAGCCCGTCATCATCGCGGCGGAAGTCAAAAAGGGAGACAAGGTTCTCGTCCTCAGAGACTCTGCCGGCGTTCCCGTCTGGGCCGGCTGGGGCTGGGGGAGATAA
- a CDS encoding Spy/CpxP family protein refolding chaperone: MKTIRVIGIVVLLIVAISANVQAYREGGGRPGYGYGSNLDDRMIARLNLTADQKARIITLREAHSKEIQPLQDELYSRSNELKQLWLQRSLDQDRITDVEREVRTLRSRIRDKIDSNRQAVFSILTTEQQAIFKRYEADRKDGSGKSMRDRRGMGMPPAMDRGMRGH; encoded by the coding sequence ATGAAAACAATAAGGGTCATCGGGATTGTTGTTTTATTGATTGTCGCAATCTCTGCAAATGTCCAGGCGTATCGTGAAGGCGGAGGTAGGCCGGGTTACGGGTACGGCTCTAACCTCGATGACCGGATGATTGCCAGACTGAACCTTACAGCGGATCAAAAGGCCCGGATCATCACTCTACGGGAAGCGCACAGCAAAGAAATCCAACCTCTTCAGGACGAGTTATACAGCAGGAGCAACGAGCTCAAGCAGCTTTGGCTGCAGAGATCGCTTGATCAAGACAGGATCACCGACGTTGAGCGGGAGGTCCGGACCCTGCGGTCACGCATTCGGGATAAAATAGACAGCAATCGACAGGCAGTTTTCAGTATCCTGACGACGGAACAGCAGGCCATATTCAAGAGGTACGAAGCGGACCGTAAAGACGGCTCCGGAAAGAGTATGAGAGATCGGCGCGGCATGGGCATGCCTCCCGCAATGGACCGGGGCATGCGGGGTCATTGA